One Shewanella sp. MR-4 DNA window includes the following coding sequences:
- the hydE gene encoding [FeFe] hydrogenase H-cluster radical SAM maturase HydE, giving the protein MHTSHIPIIKQASSCTQPSLLKPIALSYAQILELLQGQDDEWLFSRAQLATELEFQQQVYLRGIVEFSNHCRNHCHYCGLHSENRQVKRYRLSNEDILSAVDSIASLGLGTVVLQSGDDFSYRCKRISALISEIKQRHNLAITLSLGDRKHHELENWREAGADRYLLKMETFDRALFARCRPKAHFDERIARLAHLKSLGFQTGSGIIIDLPGMTDAILARDIQCLTELQLDMLACGPFIAHAQTPFATSSNGSALKSHRVSAILRLMNPGANIPATSSLDALEKGAREQALKRGCNVIMPSFTPTQVSADYSIYPGKNQQQHPAAERLKQICHQIQSHGLIPSFSRGDSKRSQYVSRH; this is encoded by the coding sequence ATGCATACCAGCCATATCCCAATCATTAAACAAGCATCGTCCTGCACGCAACCCAGTTTGCTCAAACCTATAGCGCTCAGCTATGCGCAAATCCTTGAGCTGCTCCAAGGACAGGACGATGAATGGCTGTTTAGCCGCGCGCAGCTCGCCACTGAGCTCGAATTTCAGCAACAGGTCTATTTACGCGGCATTGTTGAATTCTCCAATCATTGCCGTAACCACTGCCATTACTGTGGACTGCATAGCGAGAATCGGCAGGTAAAGCGGTATCGACTCTCAAACGAAGACATTCTCAGCGCAGTGGATAGCATAGCCTCACTCGGCCTCGGCACTGTGGTGCTGCAATCGGGAGATGATTTTAGCTACCGTTGCAAGCGCATCAGCGCCCTTATTAGTGAAATTAAGCAGCGCCATAACCTCGCAATCACCCTCTCCCTCGGTGATCGCAAACATCATGAGTTGGAAAACTGGCGTGAGGCGGGTGCCGATCGCTATTTACTCAAGATGGAAACCTTCGACCGCGCCCTCTTTGCTCGCTGTCGCCCTAAAGCCCATTTCGATGAACGAATTGCGAGACTTGCACACCTTAAGTCACTCGGTTTTCAGACAGGTTCTGGCATCATCATCGATTTACCAGGGATGACTGACGCTATCTTAGCCCGCGATATTCAATGCTTAACTGAGCTACAGCTCGATATGCTGGCCTGCGGCCCTTTTATCGCCCATGCACAAACTCCATTTGCCACATCGTCCAATGGCAGCGCCCTTAAGAGTCATCGAGTGAGCGCTATTTTGCGACTGATGAATCCTGGGGCGAATATCCCTGCGACCAGCTCCCTCGATGCCCTAGAAAAAGGCGCTCGGGAACAGGCACTAAAGCGAGGCTGCAATGTGATTATGCCCTCCTTCACCCCAACACAAGTGAGTGCCGATTACAGCATCTATCCGGGAAAAAACCAGCAACAACACCCAGCAGCAGAGCGACTTAAGCAAATCTGCCATCAAATTCAAAGCCATGGGCTAATCCCCTCCTTTAGCCGCGGTGATTCCAAAAGGAGCCAATATGTGTCAAGGCATTAA
- the hydF gene encoding [FeFe] hydrogenase H-cluster maturation GTPase HydF → MCQGINPQEHSQSQSAPRGMRYHIALVGRRNAGKSSLLNMIAGQQISIVSDIKGTTTDAVTKAYELQPLGPVTFYDTAGIDDDGELGAMRVKATRKVLFRSDMALLVVDEQGLYPSDIALVNEIQQMRMPILVVFNKADICTPKAEDIAFCQQQSLPFIVVSATTGLAAKMLKQLIIDLAPAEYKQEPMLAGDLYQAGDVILCVVPIDMAAPKGRLILPQVQILREALDRNAIAMVVKETELEKALSVVTPKLVISDAQAIKQVAALVPISIPLTTFSTLFARFKGDLATLAAGAEALDKLQDGDKVLIAEACSHNVQEDDIGRVKLPRWINSYTGKQLEFIVTSGHDFPDDLEQYALVIHCGACMFNRNEMLRRIHECQRRSVPITNYGVAISKLQGVLPRVLAPFNCSPQ, encoded by the coding sequence ATGTGTCAAGGCATTAATCCACAAGAGCATTCCCAGAGCCAATCAGCACCACGGGGCATGCGTTACCATATTGCCTTAGTCGGTCGACGCAATGCAGGTAAGTCCTCCCTGCTCAATATGATCGCAGGACAACAAATCTCCATTGTGTCCGATATTAAGGGCACCACCACTGATGCCGTGACCAAGGCCTATGAGTTACAACCCTTGGGGCCAGTAACCTTTTACGACACGGCTGGGATCGATGATGACGGAGAATTAGGTGCAATGCGGGTAAAGGCGACTCGTAAAGTGTTATTCCGCTCCGATATGGCACTCTTAGTGGTGGACGAACAAGGGCTTTATCCATCGGATATCGCCTTAGTGAACGAAATACAGCAGATGCGAATGCCGATACTGGTCGTATTCAATAAGGCCGATATCTGTACACCTAAAGCCGAGGATATCGCCTTCTGCCAACAGCAATCCTTGCCTTTTATTGTGGTCTCTGCCACCACAGGCCTTGCGGCCAAAATGCTTAAGCAGCTGATTATCGATTTAGCGCCCGCGGAATATAAGCAAGAACCCATGCTTGCGGGCGATCTCTATCAAGCGGGGGACGTTATCCTCTGTGTCGTACCTATTGATATGGCGGCCCCTAAAGGACGCTTGATCCTGCCGCAGGTACAGATCCTTCGGGAAGCATTGGATCGCAACGCGATCGCTATGGTGGTTAAAGAAACAGAATTAGAGAAGGCATTATCCGTCGTCACACCTAAACTGGTGATTTCCGATGCTCAGGCGATTAAACAAGTCGCCGCCCTAGTGCCAATATCGATTCCACTCACGACTTTCTCAACCCTGTTTGCGCGTTTTAAAGGGGATTTGGCCACCCTTGCCGCAGGCGCCGAGGCGTTAGATAAATTGCAAGATGGTGATAAAGTGCTGATCGCCGAAGCCTGCAGCCACAATGTGCAGGAAGATGATATCGGCCGAGTCAAGCTCCCCCGTTGGATAAATAGCTACACGGGTAAACAACTCGAATTTATCGTGACGTCCGGCCACGATTTTCCCGATGATTTAGAGCAATATGCCCTCGTCATCCACTGCGGTGCCTGTATGTTTAATCGTAATGAAATGCTCCGTCGCATCCACGAATGCCAACGTCGTAGTGTACCTATCACTAATTATGGAGTTGCGATTTCAAAGCTACAGGGCGTACTGCCACGGGTGCTCGCACCTTTTAACTGCAGTCCTCAGTAA
- the rplI gene encoding 50S ribosomal protein L9 has product MNVILLDKIANLGNLGDQVAVKAGYARNYLLPQGKAVVANESNVKVFEARRAELEAKLAADLAAANQRAEKIAALEAVVIASKAGDEGKLFGSVGTRDIADAVTAAGVELAKAEVRLPLGALRTTGDFEVEVQLHTEVKAVVKVSVVAEA; this is encoded by the coding sequence ATGAACGTTATTCTGCTTGATAAAATCGCTAACCTGGGTAACCTGGGTGACCAAGTTGCAGTTAAAGCTGGTTACGCTCGTAACTACCTGCTGCCACAAGGTAAAGCTGTTGTTGCTAACGAAAGCAACGTTAAAGTATTTGAAGCTCGTCGCGCTGAATTAGAAGCTAAATTAGCTGCTGATCTGGCTGCTGCTAACCAACGCGCTGAAAAAATCGCTGCTCTGGAAGCTGTTGTTATCGCTTCTAAAGCTGGTGATGAAGGCAAACTGTTTGGTTCAGTTGGCACTCGTGACATCGCTGATGCAGTAACTGCTGCTGGCGTTGAACTGGCTAAAGCTGAAGTTCGTTTACCATTAGGCGCTCTGCGTACTACTGGTGACTTCGAAGTTGAAGTTCAGTTACACACTGAAGTTAAAGCTGTTGTTAAAGTATCTGTTGTTGCAGAAGCTTAA
- the rpsR gene encoding 30S ribosomal protein S18: protein MARYFRRRKFCRFTAEGVAEIDYKDIVTLKNYITESGKIVPSRITGTSAKYQRQLARAIKRARYLSLLPYTDLHQ, encoded by the coding sequence ATGGCACGTTATTTCCGTCGTCGCAAGTTCTGCCGTTTCACCGCTGAAGGTGTTGCAGAAATTGATTACAAAGATATCGTTACTTTAAAGAACTACATCACTGAAAGCGGCAAGATCGTTCCAAGCCGTATCACTGGTACTAGTGCTAAATATCAGCGTCAACTAGCTCGCGCAATCAAGCGTGCTCGTTATCTTTCTCTACTGCCATACACTGATTTACATCAGTAA
- the priB gene encoding primosomal replication protein N — MTTNNLVLSGTITRSRRFKSPAGIAHSVIMLEHKSQRYEADMLRNVYVQIQVILSGPRFESVADNLKAGVEVQVQGFMTLQQGRNGQNRLVIHAENVELKT, encoded by the coding sequence GTGACCACCAATAACTTGGTGTTGTCAGGAACCATAACCCGTTCCAGACGCTTTAAAAGCCCGGCAGGCATCGCACACAGTGTGATAATGCTAGAACACAAATCGCAGCGTTATGAAGCAGATATGCTCCGCAACGTCTACGTACAAATACAAGTGATATTGAGTGGCCCACGCTTTGAAAGCGTGGCAGACAATCTGAAAGCAGGTGTGGAAGTACAAGTTCAAGGTTTTATGACGCTTCAACAGGGGCGAAATGGCCAAAATCGCTTAGTCATCCATGCCGAAAATGTCGAATTGAAAACTTAG
- the rpsF gene encoding 30S ribosomal protein S6, whose translation MRHYEIVFMVHPDQSEQVPGMIERYTGVITEANGKIHRLEDWGRRQLAYPIQDLHKAHYVLMNVEAPAETIEELETAFRFNDAVLRNMVMRTKVAVTEASPMAKAKDERDSRRGPAGDRSYDEANAEEIAE comes from the coding sequence ATGCGTCATTACGAAATCGTATTTATGGTTCACCCAGATCAAAGTGAACAAGTACCTGGTATGATTGAGCGTTACACCGGTGTTATCACCGAAGCTAACGGCAAAATCCACCGTTTAGAAGATTGGGGCCGTCGTCAACTGGCTTACCCAATCCAAGATCTGCACAAGGCTCACTACGTTCTGATGAACGTTGAAGCACCAGCAGAGACGATTGAAGAGCTAGAAACTGCTTTCCGTTTCAACGACGCAGTTCTGCGTAACATGGTAATGCGTACTAAAGTTGCCGTTACTGAAGCATCTCCAATGGCGAAAGCTAAAGATGAGCGCGATTCACGTCGTGGCCCAGCTGGCGACCGCTCATATGATGAAGCTAACGCTGAAGAAATCGCTGAGTAA
- a CDS encoding YdiY family protein, translated as MLRAILKVIAPLSFFCLSFPALALVPPDYQEPPSDFTAEVEAGLQLNTGNTESSSFNGRTQLIYDAKQTKQEATLKAYFASEKNQTTSEKYELQLQSNYKLTKGYIFGRGDFTWDQFGSYTQISTLSSGYGFNAISSYKTKLSLEVGPGYRYNLPAESVTEPDPAAEKDVILRTAAKFSQKLQEYTSINADLTAEVGENNNTLTLDMNYKNLVFQDWAFKIGMNIKYTEVVPEGSKQTDTVTTFNLLYTFR; from the coding sequence ATGTTACGAGCAATACTAAAAGTTATCGCCCCTTTAAGTTTTTTTTGCCTATCTTTTCCGGCACTTGCGCTTGTACCTCCCGATTATCAGGAACCGCCAAGCGATTTTACTGCTGAAGTCGAAGCGGGCTTACAGTTGAACACGGGTAATACCGAGTCGAGCAGTTTTAATGGTCGCACCCAGCTGATTTATGATGCCAAGCAAACGAAGCAAGAAGCCACGCTAAAAGCGTATTTTGCTTCAGAGAAAAACCAAACCACCTCAGAGAAGTACGAACTCCAACTGCAGAGCAACTATAAACTCACTAAGGGCTATATCTTTGGCCGGGGCGATTTTACTTGGGATCAGTTCGGTAGTTATACCCAAATCTCAACCCTATCATCGGGTTATGGTTTTAATGCCATCAGCAGCTATAAGACCAAACTCAGCCTAGAAGTCGGTCCGGGTTATCGTTACAACCTGCCAGCAGAATCGGTAACAGAGCCGGATCCCGCCGCCGAAAAAGATGTGATCCTACGAACTGCGGCAAAGTTTTCGCAAAAATTGCAGGAATACACCAGCATCAATGCGGACCTAACCGCCGAAGTGGGCGAAAATAACAATACCCTTACCCTCGATATGAACTACAAGAATTTAGTGTTTCAGGATTGGGCATTTAAGATTGGCATGAACATCAAATACACCGAAGTGGTGCCCGAAGGCAGTAAGCAGACTGACACTGTCACCACCTTTAACCTGCTCTACACCTTTAGATAA
- a CDS encoding MFS transporter yields MANPLRTFASLYSTTLLTVLAGGLLTTYLGLRLSVMHVPQLWIGGMMSAYYVGLVAGSKIGHRLIAQVGHIRAFVASAGIVAASALGHALVDELAVWILLRLIVGMGMMCQYMVLESWLNEQAESSQRGTVFASYMIVSYFGLILGQGAISLYPELGLEPLLLIAICFALCIVPISLTRRIHPAPLVPAPLKIAHYWRKAPQALTTIAIGSMIVGSFYGLAPAYASNLGLPPEKVATYMTATILAGLLAQWPMGKLSDIMSRSRLIRINCILLGILALGIALTPYHPVLSLVMTFMFGILGFTFYPLATALANSRVEQSERVGLSATILLTFGVGASIGPLIASTLMQWLGNSMLYGFMSACTLVLFLRLRYVHSRQKAETNVTQDYIMATGDLVSSPLAAALDPRVDVESVQEQMTPTATEDEDDLGADAFEGNDIDGDSEQQLTFEFEFNPEPSFVHEETNEMDESNLDAVKTD; encoded by the coding sequence ATGGCAAATCCGCTACGCACTTTCGCCTCTTTATATAGCACAACTCTATTAACTGTATTGGCAGGCGGTTTACTCACCACCTATTTGGGCCTGCGCCTGTCGGTAATGCATGTACCGCAGCTATGGATAGGTGGCATGATGTCGGCCTATTACGTTGGTCTGGTGGCGGGCTCGAAGATTGGCCACCGTTTGATTGCCCAAGTCGGGCATATTCGCGCCTTTGTCGCCAGCGCCGGGATTGTTGCAGCCTCCGCCCTAGGTCATGCCTTGGTGGATGAGCTAGCGGTTTGGATCCTCTTAAGGCTTATCGTCGGTATGGGCATGATGTGCCAATATATGGTGCTAGAAAGCTGGCTCAATGAACAAGCAGAAAGCAGCCAACGCGGCACTGTGTTTGCCAGCTACATGATAGTCTCGTACTTCGGCTTGATATTGGGTCAAGGCGCCATCAGCCTCTATCCCGAACTTGGCCTAGAGCCGCTATTGCTGATCGCCATCTGTTTTGCCCTGTGTATTGTTCCCATTTCCTTGACTCGCCGGATTCACCCGGCGCCACTGGTGCCCGCGCCCTTAAAAATCGCCCACTATTGGCGCAAAGCACCGCAGGCGCTGACCACCATAGCCATAGGTAGCATGATTGTTGGCTCCTTCTATGGTTTGGCTCCCGCCTATGCCAGTAACTTAGGTTTGCCGCCCGAGAAAGTCGCCACCTATATGACGGCTACCATTCTCGCGGGTCTGCTGGCTCAATGGCCGATGGGGAAATTGTCCGACATTATGTCCCGCAGTCGCCTGATACGTATTAACTGCATACTGCTTGGGATCTTAGCCTTAGGTATTGCCCTCACGCCTTATCATCCAGTGCTCTCCCTAGTGATGACATTTATGTTCGGTATTCTTGGCTTTACCTTCTATCCCCTAGCAACAGCACTGGCTAACTCCCGTGTCGAACAGAGTGAAAGGGTTGGTCTGTCGGCAACCATTTTACTGACCTTTGGTGTGGGAGCCAGTATCGGTCCACTTATCGCCTCAACCCTAATGCAATGGCTCGGTAACAGCATGCTCTATGGCTTTATGTCGGCCTGTACCTTAGTCCTATTTTTACGCCTGCGTTATGTTCATTCACGACAAAAAGCCGAAACCAATGTGACTCAAGACTACATTATGGCAACCGGTGACTTAGTCTCATCCCCACTGGCGGCCGCGCTCGACCCAAGGGTCGATGTCGAATCTGTGCAGGAACAAATGACACCAACGGCCACAGAGGATGAAGATGACTTAGGTGCCGATGCCTTCGAGGGTAATGACATTGACGGTGATAGCGAACAACAGCTGACATTCGAGTTTGAATTTAACCCAGAACCCAGCTTTGTCCACGAGGAGACTAACGAAATGGACGAGTCCAATCTCGATGCAGTTAAAACAGATTAA
- the rlmB gene encoding 23S rRNA (guanosine(2251)-2'-O)-methyltransferase RlmB: MKKQDIIFGIHAVEALLKHSPERIIELWLLQGREDERLTPLIRQAKSFGTSIQVTSRKVLDDKAESTQHQGIVARVKAAKILAEHDLDELLAKTDLPFLLILDGVTDPHNLGACLRNADAAGVQGIIVPKDNSVGLTAVVSKVACGAAETVPLFQVTNLARTMRHLQEKGVWIVGTAGEADCELYQADLKGPLAIAMGAEGKGLRRLSRECCDTLVSIPMAGSVSSLNVSVATGICLFEAVRQRRS, encoded by the coding sequence ATGAAGAAACAAGATATTATTTTTGGGATCCACGCGGTTGAAGCGCTGTTAAAACACAGTCCAGAACGCATTATCGAGCTTTGGTTGTTGCAGGGCCGTGAAGATGAGCGCTTAACCCCGCTGATCCGCCAGGCTAAATCTTTTGGGACTAGTATCCAAGTCACTTCACGCAAAGTGCTGGACGATAAAGCCGAAAGCACTCAGCATCAAGGCATTGTCGCCCGTGTTAAAGCGGCCAAGATCTTGGCTGAGCATGATTTAGATGAGCTGCTAGCTAAGACTGACTTACCGTTTTTATTGATTTTAGATGGCGTTACCGATCCGCATAACCTAGGTGCCTGCTTACGTAACGCTGATGCAGCGGGTGTGCAGGGCATTATTGTGCCTAAGGACAACTCTGTAGGTTTAACGGCTGTCGTGAGCAAAGTAGCCTGCGGCGCCGCCGAAACTGTGCCTTTATTCCAAGTGACTAACCTTGCGCGTACTATGCGTCATTTGCAGGAAAAGGGCGTGTGGATTGTCGGCACGGCGGGCGAAGCGGATTGCGAGCTATATCAAGCCGATCTTAAAGGACCTCTGGCGATTGCCATGGGTGCCGAAGGCAAAGGCTTACGCCGCCTAAGTCGTGAATGTTGCGATACTTTAGTGTCTATTCCGATGGCGGGGAGCGTTTCTAGCTTAAACGTGTCGGTCGCAACGGGCATTTGCCTATTTGAAGCCGTGCGTCAGCGCCGAAGCTAA